Genomic DNA from Candidatus Hydrogenedens sp.:
GAAAAGAAGCGAAAGCAGGTTCTTTCACAAATCGGGGTTGTGCTTGAAGGAACGCGGACCAGTATCTGGCCCCTGACACCTCTTGAAAACCTTTATTATTATGGAAATTTGCGAAATGTCCGCGGGAAAGTCCTTAAAGAAAGAGCCCATCAATTGCTCGATTTTATTGGACTGAATGATAAAAAGGATATAGAAGTCCGTAAACTTTCACGAGGGCAAAAGCAAAAATTAGCAATATGTATCGCTTTAATTGCAGACCCCAAGATTATCCTGTTGGATGAGCCGACTACAGGTCTGGATGTTCAAAGCAGTCGCTCGATTAAGGACAAAATTTTAGAACTAACACGGAAGCACGGTCGTTCTGTTTTAGTTACAACCCATGATATGCATGTAGCCCAGGAACTCTGCGACCGTATTGGAATTATTAATAAAGGGAAATTAATTACCTGCAAACCTACTTCCGAACTGCTGGAACTATTTTCAAAACAAATCTTTTCGTTACGGTTAGACCGTAATCTGGCAGATGGGGACCTGGATACCCTTGCTCCACAGATTACCCTTCTTCAAACAGACCTGACAGCAGATGGACCTACAATTACTGTGCAGGTGCCGGAACCGTATGCAGAACGTTCGGAAGCATTATATCTTTTATTTGAAACACTCCGCAGAAAAAAATATCAATTACGCTCTATACAGCAAAAACAGGTAAATTTAGAATATATCTTTTTACAACTTACAGGAGAAAAACCCGTACTTGACGGGATAAAATTAGAAGAACAGGAATAATATCATGCTTGGCTTCTTACTTATTATGAAGGCAGAGATTATACGCGGTTGGATTATTACCCGACGCTACTGGTTTCGCACTTTGACGGGACTTATTATCGGGTATGGAATGCTCATGATACTTATCGCCGGTTTTTTTTATAGTCAGCCCGCTATAGAAAAAGGAATAAATCAACTGGATGACCCAACTCGTGCTACCAACTATATTTTAGGTTTTATTATTGGTTTATTTGCCTTCGGTGTAATTGGTATGTTCACACAGGGTATTCAAGGTATGGCTCAAACAGGTGTGTTAGAACAATTATGTATGAGCCCTTATGGACTGGTAACAAATTTTCTTGCCCGTGCCGTAGTTGCGTCCGTAACAACAATTTTTTATTCCGCTCTTATGGTTTACTTTGTGGTGATTAGTGTTGGTGGAAAACTATTTTTTGACCCCATCCCTGTGATTGTTTTGCTGACCTTATCCTTTATTAACCTGTTAGGGTTTGGGTTCATGGTGGGTGGACTGGTTCTTGTCTTTAAGCAAGTAGGGCAACTGACGATTATCGTGCGGATGGCATTGTTTGCATTAGCCATTTTTGCCCGCGAAGAATTTTTACAGCAAGGTTGGCTTATATCTCTTTTTATGCATGCCTTGCCTATTACAGACGCTTCTATCTGCTTAAAATATGTGCTTGTAAAAGGACAACAGGTAGCCCCGGGACAATTTATGTCTGTATTTTTCCATCCCTGCTTCTATTGGCTCTGTGCCAGTTGTATCATTTGGACATTTATTGGAATTTCCCTGTTTAAGATAATGGAAAATTATAGTAGATATAAAGGCACATTAGGGATTTATTAATGAGCAAGATAAGACCCATATATACCTTTGAACGAGAGGGGAGGTTTTTTGCAGTAGATGTGTTTGATACCTTTTGTTTTGAATGCGACAAAATCACGCACGATACCCTGCCATATTATCCTGAAAATACACAGAATAAGATATTAAATCTCCTATCCGCACAGTATTCGGAAAAAGAACTGCTGGAAGTCTGGAATGAACTTGAATACCTTCGTTCTATCGGGTCTATTCTGAAATATCAAAAAATAGAGAACTGGGCTCAATCCCTTACACAAACTCTTCATCTCGATACCCTTTCTTTCTTGATAGATGAAAACAGCCTATCCCAAATGCAGAAGATTATTTCATTGGCTATGCTAAAAGCAGTGCCTTATATTCAGGTAAATCAAAAATTCCGTATCAATTTATGGCTTCATCAAAAATTCGAAGCACTTCAAGACATCCTCAGCGTACTACATGAACTCATCCATGAAAATTTTGCGGTTAAAGATAAAAATGTGCAGATAAATCTATACCTGCCTGTTATGGGTTATATAAAGAAGAAATTAAAGATAGAAGATAGGGAAGAACTATTTTTAGTTTTTCCAAACATTTCTACGGAATTTATAAAGCAGATAGAAAATTTTAGTGAAACGGATTTTCTTGATTTTATAAACAGTCAAAATGGATATATTCTTTTCCTTTCGGAAGAATTGCCTTTTAGCCCGACTGTCGAGAAAATTTTTGATTATGGTGTAAAAAAAGTAATAATAGATTTATTTGCCCCACTTGTCTTAAACCCTGATATTGAGATTGAAGCATTCTTCCGAGAATTAACGCAATTGACCTCGATGTATACGCAACAATTAAAAAAAGGGAAGCGATATATCTTGGAACCCCTTATGCAGTTATTCCGGAACATTCAACAGGGCATTCCTATAAAACGGAGAGACCCTGCAGGGTTACAGGAATGGTTTATAACACCTACCGGCGATGTTTACGGTGGGTATTTATACTATAAAAAGAATACCTGCTTTATGGGAAATATTCAGAAAGATGAAATCCCTCTTAAAGAAACCGAAGGGCTATATCATCTGGGGGTTCATACAACACCTGCATGTATTACTTGCTGGGCTCAAAATTTCTGTGGTGGTGGACATGGAATGATACATTACCGATATACAGGGAAAGTAAATGAGCCCAAAGAGGAATGGTGCATAGCCCAACGGCAATGGATAGAAGAAGTGATTGTTCGTTATCAAGAATTGAACAATGCAGGTATTACCCTTTCCTCCGATATACCTGTAAATATGGATATTCAAAAGCCCGGCAAATTAACTGTTCTGAAGCATATATTCCGTAGTTTTTTTAAAGAGCAAATTTCTATTCGACCCCTTCGACCTCAGGATGAAGATTGGCTTGCTCCATGGGAAACATGGAATAGTAATATCTATTTCACACTTAAAAATGGGAATATTTTAACAACCACAAATCATGAAAAGGAACAAGAAATTTTGAATACCGCAAGGGATTATGAGGAATGGGTTATTATTGATAAAAAGACAAAGCCTCGGGGACTAATAAAAATACAACCTCATACAGTTCCCAATCTATCCGTAGTGTATTTATATTTTCATAATCCAAACGATTATACCAATAAAGATATTCAGGATAATTTCCAGATTCTATTTGGTCAAATCAAAAATCGTTTTCCTAAAAATCGCTGGCTTATCTATGTTAATCCTGACGACACACCGCTGGTCTCTTTTATTGAAAAACTCCAATTCCAGAAAGCAGGCACTTTTCGGGATGCTCTATTTTTGCATAATAAATACCACCCCGTTGATATTTACATGGCATAGAAAAACAAAAATATGCTTGGGGTGTTGTAATCTATCATACCAACAATCCGTGAAGAATGATTGAAAAAAATAAGACCAATGTGACCCGTGTGTCCCATGAGATATACGAGATAATTAAAAAAGAGAATAAAAAACTATCCCATACGATTGTGATAAACCCGATAGACACACCATACCCCATACCCATATAATAGAAAATGTATTTTATCTAATAGTGGTGAGGGTATGTCGGAAGGTGTGATCTTCCTTTTACCTTCATTTGTCTCATGGGTCACATCTGGCTCATTCTTTGTAAAGGGGAAAGTATTACAGGTCGTTGTCTATTTCTTTTAATTTTATTTTCGTAAAGGCATCAATTATTTGTGGGTCGAAATGTTTCCCTCGTTCTTCCAGAAGGTATTCTAATGCTTCCTCGTGTGAAGCCACACCCGTGCGGTAATTGCGTCGGGAGGTCATGGCACAGTAAACATCGAGCACTTTTAATATGCGGGAAAGAAAAGGTATCTGTTCGCCTTCAAGACCTTCGGGATACCCATCTCCATCGTAACATTCGTGGTGTGATGCAATCACCTCTACCAATTCCGGGAAGATATTCCATTCTTTCAGCATGTTGGCTCCAATGTGAGCGTGTGATTTTAAGAGCACCCATTCATCATAAGTAAGCACCGTTTTTTTCAGTAAAATATCGTTGGATATACTAAGTTTCCCAATGTCTCTTAACACACATCCATGTTCTAAAATCCACAATTGATTGGAAGTGAGGTCTAATACATTCCCTAACTCTTTTGCTAATTTTACCATGCGTTGTGCCCCACCTAAAGGAATACCTTCGCGGGCGTCAATGGCATTGGCAATTAAATAAAACAAAGCATCATATTCATTTCTAACAGTGCGTATGATATCCATCACAGTGTCTATCTGGGAACTTTGTGTAATCGCCATCATTACACCGGAGAAAAAGGCAGATTCGTTTTGAGAATCTATAATGATAGGGGTATCATCATCTTTAAAAGCATTTTTTACTTTCTTTAAAACCTGAGGTGATAAGGTAGAAGAAACAATCCGAAAGTTCATCTTTATGACTCCTCTTTCTTCTTGTTGCGTATTTCAGGGAAAGAATCCGGGAAGGTAACACGAACCCTTTTGGAAAAATTGATATATAAATAACAAACAATAAAGTAAATTAAAGAACCAATGGTTTCGTATGCTATCTTGCCTAATACAAGGTCGTAGTAATCGGGTGGAAATTCGACCAAGGAGAATAAAAGAGCCATTCCGAGAACTAAGGAACATAGAAAGGAGATTAGATAGGCTTTTGTTATTCGCACAGCCCCGTTCCATAAGGATAGAATGCTTGCACCTGCGAAAATGCTGAATAAAATTACAAAAGACCGCAAACCCGATTCAACAATCAGAAACAGCCGCAAACCGGGAATGTAATCAAAGTCACCTGAGGCGTTCTGATAATCATTTATAAGATTATAAATCCCGACGAAAGGCGTCAGGAAAATAAACACGATACAAAAAAACAAAAGAAAACCTCGAACACCCGGTTCCGGTCCTCTTTTGATTTGTGATTCAGAACTATTTTCGCTAAACAAACTCATATAAACAAACCACTTTGCCTTCTATAATAATAATTTTTATTAATACATTATTCTATACTATTTTGTGTTTTCATGTTAAAAAGAAAAGCCTGACGAATTCGTTCTGCAAGCAAAGTATTTCTACGAATGGATTGCGTAGATTTGACAGCCTTTTGAATTGCATGTGGAGAGCCGATAATCGTTACCATTTTTTTGGCTCGTGTAACAGCAGTGTAAAGGACATTGCGTTGTAAAAGCAAATAATGTTGTGGAAGTAGAAGGAGAATAACCACCGGGTATTCACTCCCCTGGGATTTGTGTACTGTAGCCGAATAAGCCAGACTAATCTGGTCTAATTGTTCTTGGGTATATAAAACAGGACGGTCAGGTTCAAATGTAATGGTAATATAACCCTTATCCGTATCCACCTCCGAAATAATACCTATGTCCCCATTAAAAACATCCTTTTCATAGTTATTTTTTATCTGCATAACTTTATCCCCGATGCGAAAAGAGGTGTTTGGTATGGGTTTTCCTTTGGGATTAAGTACTTCCTGTAAACGATAGTTCAAATGATGAACACCGCCATCACCACGACGCAGAGGAGCAAGAACTTGAATATCTTTTATCGGGTTGTATCCAAATCGTTGTGGAATGCGTTCTTGAACAATATGCAAAAGAGTTTGTAATGCGGATTGACTATCTGCACGACGGATAAAGAAGAAATCTTTCTGATTGAATTCTGGGAAGGAGCCCTGATTAATTCGATGGGCATTTACGATGATACCGCTTTGAGCCGATTGACGATATATCGTTTTTAATCGAATAACAGGAAATGCCTGACTGGCTATAAGGTCAAATAAGACATTACCCGGTCCTACGGAAGGCAGTTGGTCTACATCGCCTATAAAAACGATATGAGAAGTAGATGGAACCGCACAAAGAAGATACCAGAGCAAAGTCTGGTCTATCATAGAACTTTCATCTATAATCAACAAATCGCAAGGAATTGGATTTGTCTCATCTCGAGCGGGTTTTGAGGTTTGTGGATTAAATTCAAGTAATCGGTGTATAGTGCTGGCAGGATGTCCTGTAACGGCTTCCATCTGCCTGCCTGCTCTTCCTGTGGGTGCAGATAAAACAACACGCACGGGATAATCTTTCAGGAAATATACAAGCGTTTTTATTAAGGTTGTTTTTCCAGTGCCTGGACCTCCTGTGATAACGGTTATTTTGGAGGAAAAAACTTTTTGTAGGGCTTCCTTTTGTTCGGGGCTTAATTCGGGTAATCCTTTATGCGAAGTTGAAAAGAATTGTTGTATCGGCAAATGAGGTGGCAAACTACTCGGCGAATGATATAGCCGTTTTAAGTGTTTGACACATTCATTTTCAATAAAATAGGGGAAAGGTAGATAGACACTGTCATTTTCCATGCATATCCTATTGGCGTCATTCAT
This window encodes:
- a CDS encoding DUF2569 family protein; amino-acid sequence: MSLFSENSSESQIKRGPEPGVRGFLLFFCIVFIFLTPFVGIYNLINDYQNASGDFDYIPGLRLFLIVESGLRSFVILFSIFAGASILSLWNGAVRITKAYLISFLCSLVLGMALLFSLVEFPPDYYDLVLGKIAYETIGSLIYFIVCYLYINFSKRVRVTFPDSFPEIRNKKKEES
- a CDS encoding ABC transporter ATP-binding protein; translated protein: MYNNELNTNVNKYTVYLDAVSKTFHTSHFLYKDEETGKRSLIKKKEACAADKITFGIMPGEIMGLLGPNGAGKTTTVKMISGLVKPDSGTVYVDGMNVEKKRKQVLSQIGVVLEGTRTSIWPLTPLENLYYYGNLRNVRGKVLKERAHQLLDFIGLNDKKDIEVRKLSRGQKQKLAICIALIADPKIILLDEPTTGLDVQSSRSIKDKILELTRKHGRSVLVTTHDMHVAQELCDRIGIINKGKLITCKPTSELLELFSKQIFSLRLDRNLADGDLDTLAPQITLLQTDLTADGPTITVQVPEPYAERSEALYLLFETLRRKKYQLRSIQQKQVNLEYIFLQLTGEKPVLDGIKLEEQE
- a CDS encoding ABC transporter permease, with the translated sequence MLGFLLIMKAEIIRGWIITRRYWFRTLTGLIIGYGMLMILIAGFFYSQPAIEKGINQLDDPTRATNYILGFIIGLFAFGVIGMFTQGIQGMAQTGVLEQLCMSPYGLVTNFLARAVVASVTTIFYSALMVYFVVISVGGKLFFDPIPVIVLLTLSFINLLGFGFMVGGLVLVFKQVGQLTIIVRMALFALAIFAREEFLQQGWLISLFMHALPITDASICLKYVLVKGQQVAPGQFMSVFFHPCFYWLCASCIIWTFIGISLFKIMENYSRYKGTLGIY
- a CDS encoding ATP-dependent RecD-like DNA helicase, whose product is MDPYSLEIPFTPKEFGPEEIEGLIEQIVYEHASSGFFVARLRRKDTNHLITIVGKSLPISQGATVRISGHWIIHPRFGPQFQTQNMELLQPSSAEAIAQFLASGAIPGVGSGYAERIIKTFGADTLHVLNHEPEKLALVRGLGKKRAKIIHEVWKEKQEFMEMLITLQQYNIPIGLATKLYKHYGNQTLTYLREDPFQIASEIQGIGFKTADRIAKELGISPEHPSRIEAGIRYTLHDAENDGHVFLPYEEVISLTSELLSLEENQIAPVLKEMNDANRICMENDSVYLPFPYFIENECVKHLKRLYHSPSSLPPHLPIQQFFSTSHKGLPELSPEQKEALQKVFSSKITVITGGPGTGKTTLIKTLVYFLKDYPVRVVLSAPTGRAGRQMEAVTGHPASTIHRLLEFNPQTSKPARDETNPIPCDLLIIDESSMIDQTLLWYLLCAVPSTSHIVFIGDVDQLPSVGPGNVLFDLIASQAFPVIRLKTIYRQSAQSGIIVNAHRINQGSFPEFNQKDFFFIRRADSQSALQTLLHIVQERIPQRFGYNPIKDIQVLAPLRRGDGGVHHLNYRLQEVLNPKGKPIPNTSFRIGDKVMQIKNNYEKDVFNGDIGIISEVDTDKGYITITFEPDRPVLYTQEQLDQISLAYSATVHKSQGSEYPVVILLLLPQHYLLLQRNVLYTAVTRAKKMVTIIGSPHAIQKAVKSTQSIRRNTLLAERIRQAFLFNMKTQNSIE
- a CDS encoding HD domain-containing phosphohydrolase; the encoded protein is MNFRIVSSTLSPQVLKKVKNAFKDDDTPIIIDSQNESAFFSGVMMAITQSSQIDTVMDIIRTVRNEYDALFYLIANAIDAREGIPLGGAQRMVKLAKELGNVLDLTSNQLWILEHGCVLRDIGKLSISNDILLKKTVLTYDEWVLLKSHAHIGANMLKEWNIFPELVEVIASHHECYDGDGYPEGLEGEQIPFLSRILKVLDVYCAMTSRRNYRTGVASHEEALEYLLEERGKHFDPQIIDAFTKIKLKEIDNDL